Below is a window of Candidatus Neomarinimicrobiota bacterium DNA.
TAGAATCGATGAATTTTAAGGAAATGGAGGTTTAATTATGAGTAATTGGCAGGAAGATCAGCTCTTGGATTGTAAGGGAATGCAATGCCCTCTTCCAATTGTAAAAACAAAGAAAATGATAGACTCAATGGATGTTGATCAGATACTAAAGATGATTTCTACCGATCCGGGATCGATAAATGATATGGCAGCGTGGTCGCGGCG
It encodes the following:
- a CDS encoding sulfurtransferase TusA family protein — translated: MSNWQEDQLLDCKGMQCPLPIVKTKKMIDSMDVDQILKMISTDPGSINDMAAWSRR